Genomic segment of Sodaliphilus pleomorphus:
GTGTCGCTGGCCACGCGCACGGCCAATGTCACCTACGACCCCGACAAGATTTCGCTCGAAGCGATGAAGAGCGAGGTCAACGACATAGGCTACGACCTCGTCATCGAGAGCGACCGCGATGTGGAAGCCATCGAGCGCACGGGCTACAACCGCTTGCGCAACAAGGTTGCGGCCTCCTGGTTTTTTGCCCTTGCAGTGATGTGCATCTCGATGCGATTCATCCCCATGGGAAGCGACCAGGCTGCCAACGTGGTGGCCATGGTGCTCTCGTTGTGCAACTTGGCCGTGTGCGGCTGGCAATTCTATGTCACCGCTTTCAAGCAGGTGCGCCACGGCGCGGCCAACATGGACACTTTGGTGGCCTTGAGCACGGGTATCTCTTTCTTGTTCAGCGTGTTCAATACTTTCTGGGGCGATGCCATGTGGGGTAGCCGTGGCATTGAGTGGCACACCTACTACGATGCAAGCGTGATGATTATCACCTTTGTGCTCACGGGCCGTTTGCTTGAGGAGAAGGCCAAGAAAGGCACGGCCAGCAGCATTCGCGCCCTCATGGGCCTGGCTCCCAAGACGGCCCGCATCGTGCAGCGCAGCCCCGAGGGCGAGAAGATTGAAGAGGTGCCCATCTCTACCATCAAGGTGGGCGACGTGATCGAGGTGCATCCTGGCGAGAAAATACCCGTCGACGGCAAGGTGACCCAGGCCGAGAGCTTCATGCTGGCCGATGGTGCCTATGTCGACGAGTCGATGATCACTGGCGAGCCCACGGCCGCCCTCAAGCAAGAAGGCAGCCAGGTGCTTGCAGGCACCATCTTGCAGCAAGGCAAGTTCCGCTTCCGCGCCCAGCAGATAGGCGAGGATACGGCCCTGGCCCACATCATCAAGATGGTGCAGGAGGCACAGGGCAGCAAGGCCCCTGTGCAGCGTGCTGTCGACAAGGTGGCTCTCGTCTTTGTGCCCGTGGTGGCGGCTATCTCGCTGCTCACCTTCGTCTTGTGGTGGGCTATAGGCGGCACCCAGGAGCTGCCCCACGCCATACTCTCGGCCGTGGCTGTGCTCGTCATTGCCTGCCCCTGTGCCATGGGACTGGCCACGCCCACGGCCCTCATGGTGGCCATAGGCAAGGCTGCCCAGCACAACATCCTCATCAAGGATGCCGCTGCGCTCGAGAACATAAGCAAGGTGAAGGCCATGGTCATCGACAAGACGGGCACGCTCACCATTCCCAATCAAAACATCGACTTCACCAAGGCCGACGACCTGCCGCTCGAACAGCGCGAAACGCTCAAGCCTCATGCCCGCGAGGCCATGCAGCAGTTGCGAGGCATGGGCATCGACATCTACATGATGAGCGGCGACAAGGACGAGGCTGCACGCTACTGGGCCCAGCAGGCCGGCATCGACCACTACAAGAGCAAGGTGCTGCCGCAAGACAAGGAAAACCTGGTGCGCGAGCTCCAGGCCCAGGGCAAGCGGGTGGCCATGGTGGGCGACGGTATCAACGACACCCAGGCATTGGCCCTGGCCGACGTGAGTATCGCCATGGGCAAGGGCACCGATGTGGCTATGGATGTGGCCCAGGTCACCCTCATGGGCGACGACTTGCGCCACATTCCCGAGGCAGTGCGCTTGAGCTCCAAGACGGTGAAGATGGTGTGGGAAAACCTGTTCTGGGCTTTCATCTACAACATCGTGTGCATCCCGCTGGCCGCTGGTGTGCTGCACATCTTCGGCATCGATTTCCAGATTACTCCCACTTGGGCCAGTGCACTCATGGCTTTCTCGAGCGTGAGCGTGATTCTCAACTCGCTCAGGTTGAACTTCATGAAGTATTAAATTCTATTCTTATTTATACACATTCAACGCGTTATGACTAAACAATTCAAAATCACCGGTATGAAGTGCGACCATTGTCGCATGAGTGTTGAAAACGCCATCAAGGGCGTGAAAGGCGTGACTGCCGCCTCGGTCGATCTCAAGGCCGCCCAGGCCCAGGTCGAGGGCAACTTCAGCGACGACGACGTGACTGCCGCCGTCGAGGAGGCTGGTTTCGGGGTGGAATAGGAAACACACTGTTTCGCTACACTGGCAACAATGCCGGCTGCCCGCTTGTGGCAA
This window contains:
- a CDS encoding heavy metal translocating P-type ATPase, which translates into the protein MKKTIPVLGMACSACSANVDRKLNSLPGIESASVSLATRTANVTYDPDKISLEAMKSEVNDIGYDLVIESDRDVEAIERTGYNRLRNKVAASWFFALAVMCISMRFIPMGSDQAANVVAMVLSLCNLAVCGWQFYVTAFKQVRHGAANMDTLVALSTGISFLFSVFNTFWGDAMWGSRGIEWHTYYDASVMIITFVLTGRLLEEKAKKGTASSIRALMGLAPKTARIVQRSPEGEKIEEVPISTIKVGDVIEVHPGEKIPVDGKVTQAESFMLADGAYVDESMITGEPTAALKQEGSQVLAGTILQQGKFRFRAQQIGEDTALAHIIKMVQEAQGSKAPVQRAVDKVALVFVPVVAAISLLTFVLWWAIGGTQELPHAILSAVAVLVIACPCAMGLATPTALMVAIGKAAQHNILIKDAAALENISKVKAMVIDKTGTLTIPNQNIDFTKADDLPLEQRETLKPHAREAMQQLRGMGIDIYMMSGDKDEAARYWAQQAGIDHYKSKVLPQDKENLVRELQAQGKRVAMVGDGINDTQALALADVSIAMGKGTDVAMDVAQVTLMGDDLRHIPEAVRLSSKTVKMVWENLFWAFIYNIVCIPLAAGVLHIFGIDFQITPTWASALMAFSSVSVILNSLRLNFMKY
- a CDS encoding heavy-metal-associated domain-containing protein; translated protein: MTKQFKITGMKCDHCRMSVENAIKGVKGVTAASVDLKAAQAQVEGNFSDDDVTAAVEEAGFGVE